CAGATATGCCCAGAAGCTAACGAAAGCATGAAAGTTTTGGGCTGCTCCTCAGTTATCAATACTCGTACACTCACAAGGGGCAGAATGTCACCATTTACAACATAAACCTGACACATATACACTCTTTCTTAAACTGCTTAGACATTGCCAGCAAAATATACAAGTGCCTTTGCAGGTAGCATACATTGCTATCCATAGCCATTACTGCAAGCATAattattaaaagcatttttacgTGTGATAAAGTACACAGTCTAATCAAAATGGCAGTTTACTAatcctaattttaattttttataagtaATCCagaaaactcaataaatgttttaaacagatatatgagggtacttcaaaaagttcatggaaagataagtattatcttttaattctatttttccacaaactttctgaagtaccctcatacaacaCAATAGACTTTTAAAAGCCAAAGCAAGGAATAGtactttttctcctccttttaaaatagattatttgtttcagttttaaataagtaataaattcaAATGGTTCAAAAACCTAGAGATTATAACAAAGTATACATAAAGAAGTCTCACACATACCCCTGAACCCCCAatctcctccccacccaccccacaaTTGCTATTAATTTCTTGTAGATCCTTCCAAGATTTTTGTGCAGAtacaagcaaatatatatatagatatatatacacatatatactgtGCTGCACCTTGTTCTTTTCACTTAACAACATACCCTCAAAATCTTTCCATATCACTACAGTTATCTGTGATTTAATTATGTGAATATGCTATATTAACTTAACAGGAAGAATAGTTCATTGGTGGGTACAAATTAACCTCAAAAAACTGAATTTATCTGTATCTGCCTGCCTTCCTAACTgcccctctctctttctgtttctttctatatattcatttttttaagggGTAAGAGAATCTGGAAAAATTTTAAGCAGTTCATTTgtacatcaaaaataaatacagtaaaaaaagaaaacaaaacaaacaaaaaagcaaaaaactaaataaatagaatgaGATTCCTTAAATTAACTTTCTAATcattctaaaatttcattttgaaagaaatcatTAGTTTTACAACTTCTCCCCAGTTTTGAAAAGTCAAACAAAAAAAAGGCCTAttcataataaattaaaatacaaagtaatAGCCTCAGTATAATTTCTACCAGGTATGAGTTATAGATTTATACAGCCAATTtctaggagaaaagaaaaaaattaaaagtttattatgCTACGGAGATAGGATTGTAGgtgaagattttcatttttatttaaaattgctgTAATCATGTTCCTGAAATCaataatgaaataacattttaaattaacattaaattcattagtaagggccagcctgtggctcacttgggagagtgtggtgctgataacaccaaggccacggttcggatccctataacAGGGATGGCCgttcagctcacttgggagagcgtggtgctgacaacaccaagtcaaggattatgatccccttaccagtcatcttttaattcattcattcattcattcattcattcattcattcattcattcattcattagtaAGGTAGATTAATTTGAGAGGTTAAGAGGTGTAATGTAGAAATAGTTTCTCTTtactctcttttctctccctgtaTTGTTCCCACTGCAGTTACTTCTAATGCCAGGTTTAGAAGAAAAATCTTCAAGAGAAattcctatattttaaaaagggattaCCTGAAAGGCCTTAACAGGAAGTCTAAAGAAAATTTCCATAAATGCTGGGGAAGTTCAAGATTAGCCCAGTTAAGTTATTAGGTAGCCCCTCGAGCGATTCTTCTTGCTCCTTACCTACCCTCTCAAGTGGCACTGCCCTCTATTTCCGCAACATCCTACCCCTTCTTCTGCTCCTTCTCTATTAGCTCAGCTTTTCAAAAAGGACCTGAAACTCATTTACACGGAAGTAAAAATAACTGTAACAATGTGTGTTACCCCTCCTGGAAATATACACATCTTAGCTGTACCAAAAATCTTAAAGGAGCTCCAAAAGCTGAATATCTTTAAGGCATCTGAGGGTGAAGGGGTGAGCATGTGTGCGCGTGCACCACTACTCTATTAGGGTGTTTGGGTCAAAAAGGACCTAACTTTTGTCTCCATTTGAATAAGTTTCTGTAAGATACTTGAATATTTGAGTGCATGGTGATTTGTACCAGAGGCAGCAACAATGCAGAGGCTGGATAGGTAGCCTATCAGGACATCTACATTACATAACTCCAAGGGGCAACTCTTACATCATATTCTACATGAAGGCACCTACAGCACATTATGAATGGTGCTCCTTGGAGTTGCACAAGGTAGCAACACTGCTTTCTATAAGAATTATAAAAGGGTAATTTTGAAAGGCTGGGTCTACAGATAGTAGTTTGAGAATACTTGTAATGTAATGTGAGATTATATACCCATGTTCCAGACAATGTATTGTTATATGTCCCTGAACTAAGAGAAGCAACTGATTCAATTACTGCCCATTAGTCTGTTGTCCCTCATTTCAAGATGAACAGCTACCAAGTATCATGAAACTGAAGGTTTcttaaattcaaaaagaaaacatgcatttAAACCTTTATTTCTGGCTTCAGATCACTGATTTCACCTTCAAAAtgcaagaaggaagaaaggaaataagtcCAGCCAGAGAGGTGAAAGTGATTTGCCAAGCAAACTtgatctaaggaaaaaaaaaaaatttagaaaacattttatcaaCCCCAAGCAAGAGTAAAACTTAATGCAAGAACACTGAAACTTTAACTCACTAACTTATTCtgtgaaatgaaataatttaataattgatACTTTGGGCAGGgctgaatttttctgttttttaaaatattagtgtcCATGGGCCATTCAGGTATATGAAATATTGAAGACTACCATCTACATAACAAACAATCCTAAGATTAAGGTCTCTTCACAGGCAACCTTAACCTAAAATTGCATTATCCTTATTCTGAAAACTGTTATTATTtggcttttctttctctactatTTTTCACTCAGCCTCTATTTCCTGATTCAGATCACCTATCATCAAAGTTTAAAGGAGCGGAAATAGGAGACAGAAATACACTGAACCAAGGTGAGAAGAATCCATACAAGTAATGACAAAAGCTTTTCCATGGGTAATTTAAAgaacaaccttataacaccaagatttTTTGTAGACAATAGCTTACTGACCATTGCTTTAGTCAAGTTTTAAACCAATTCAGCTGCCTTTTCCCCCTTCCATTAGcagttaatttctgtatatgaatccttaatttttttttttttttttaaggcagcttgtcaggtacagggatcaaaccctggaccttggtatcagcaccacactctaacctactgagctaaccagctagcccttgTATATAAATCTAACAAGtgatatatattaaaaaccaatAAAGTACGGTTTACAGAATACATTGCCATAGATACACGAAAAAATCgccctaactggccagccacaaaaaaaaaaaatcaaaaataccaTTCAGGCATTAATTCTGTCAGACaataaaaggaagatatatgTTGCCTATATAAATCTACTAAGAAATCTTGGTACAGAGATTTGAATGGAAAAATCTGTAGTTTGGttacatatattcattttttacctttttgtaGATTCAAAAGAGCAATACAAGAAGTGGAATCTCTAAGAATGGCTTCCAGTCACTGGAACGAAACCACTACCTCTGTTTATCAGTACCTTGGTTTTCAAGTTCAAAAAATTTACCCCTTCCATGATAACTGGAACACTGCCTGCTTTGTCATCctgcttttgtttatatttacagTGGTATCTTTAGTGGTACTGGCTTTCCTTTATGAAGTGCTTGACTGCTGCTGCtgtgtaaaaaacaaaactgtgaaaGATTTGAAAAGTGAACCTAACCCTCTTAGAAGTATGATGAACAACATCAGAAAACGTGAAATTGAAGTGGTCTAGCATTCTACAGAAGACGAACAAAATCTCTGAAAGCAGCCTTCAACTtcttctgagaaaaaaagaaaattttctgaggCCAACCATTCTTGTGAAACTGATTATGACTGAATGGTTAAAAGATTTCTAATAGAAGGGAAAAACAAGTTAAATAtgcacttttttgtgtgtgtatcccTTTCATTAAATATATAGTAAAACTTCATAAATGTGAATTTACCAATCTATTTAATACAACACTTCAAACTGGATAAAAGATTCCTAGAATTCAATATTGAACAGAAAAAGGTAAACTGGAAAACATAAGTATGGCTAACGATGCTGAAATGATTTATATCTAAACAATTCATGTAGACTAAAACAGTGTTTTGATAACAAAAATGCTACTTAAAATGTGTTTCTAAATCCAAAGTAAAATACTTCCATATACATAAAGTCCCTATGTACTAAAAAAGCAGTATTTTCTAATGTATTGAAGACAACTTAAATAtttatgtgtgcacacatatatatacatatgtatatttaatgaCTGGAGTTTTATGCAGGATTAGTATGAAAAAGTCTCAAAACACTCAAAAAGACCACAAGTATACCTGCATAAAATTCTTGTAAAACTGACAGTTTAGTAAGAAACACATAGTCTGGGAAGGACCCAGGCTATTTTCAAACTAAAACTCACTTTCATGCCCCCTAAATTGTATTTCTTGagtttgttctttcattttaccTCTCATATTCACACTTTCAAGGGCTAAGATACCCAATGCAGAAAGAACTGCAAAAAAAGTCAAAGGATAGGACCACCCATACCTGTTTAGAAAtacagcagctttatttcttAGAATTACAAGGGCTGTacagatattatatttttatggcCTTAATACTGTTTTGCTCTCACCCATGAGCAAAACAaaccatgctcttaaccatttACACTACCCTTAGGCCAGAAATGCTATTCCTGAAAATTTATCCTCAGGAAttagttcaaaagaaaaaagctcaAGGTACAAAGATGTTTAAGATAGCAttactcaaaataataaaaaaattggaaataactaaGCCTTTAACTAAATGTGGCACATCAATTTCATGGATTATTAAAAGGCCACTGGAAATTATGGCAAAATAGAAAAACACTTGATAtgtgaagtgaaaaataaattcagaatataaaatttttaatacaattatAGATGATATTATGTTTATACACATATGAGTAAAGCctgaaaataaatatggaaaaattagAATAGCTCATATGAGGGatgtgagggggaaaaaaagagtacTAGGGATTGTAAAgaacttttttatttccattactGATAGAATTTTTCGTGTGTGCAATAAACAACTGTGGTGAAGAAAGGGAAGCAGAAAtctattattttcaatttaaagaaCCCTAATTGCCAGTCTAAAGTCACCTTTTcacaaatcatttattttttacatttcttccaaCTTTAGAAACAAACTTAAATAATGTAACCAACTTTCAAAGACTTGTGAAACTTACCTATACAAAATATTCTGGTAACCAGAAGCTATTCTGAGCACTGTTAAAACCACATTTTCATGAACAGTAAACTTTGGAGTCCTTGCCATAGGTGGGAAGCACAGATCCTTTAATTACTAGATTTTCTGATAATGTACACTATCAACTTTTTTCTCCACCCTATTCCGTAATTTCTTtagccattcaacaaatatttactatgtgtttACTATGTGTGAGATAATGAGGGTACAAATGGCATACAAGTAATTACGCAATTACAGTACTGCAGAATAGAAGCTTTGTCAGAAAAAGTAAGTGCTGAATTCAGATTGGTGAATGGGAGTAATCGGACTTTTAAACTAAAACTTAAAAGAATAGCTGTTAGCCAAAGTAAAGAGAGATGAAGACAAGAAAGTGTGTTCCAGGAACAGGAAATAATATGAGCAAAAGCCAGAAAGCAAAAGAGAGTAAAACATGTTAGAAGAGCTACAAGTCCAGTATCAGTAGGACAGGGTAGAATAGTGAGATACAAAGCATAAGACATACATAGAGGCCAGATGAGGTAGGGCTGCAATATAAAAGATGGACTTTATCTGAAAAACAATGAGGATCAGCTTAAGCAGAGAGTAGCATCATCAGATTAGAAAAATCACTAACTGATGTatgaagaatgaaaaagacagaagcTAAACCAGGAGACCTAGTAAGCAGCTAATCTGACAACCCAATGATAGTGACCTGAACTAGGGTGGTGTGGTAGCTTTCTGTGTTTATACCCAATATTTCCAACTCTTCTCATTCTAAGCACGAGGAAAGGTTGCACTTAGGAACCCTGTGTGATTGGGTACAGCCTTGTGCCTAGCTCTTGACAATAAGTTGTGAGAGGAAGTGATGTGTATCACCTCCAGGCCAGAGAATTTAAGATCTGCAAGATGTTCCAGAGTTTTCTTTCCCTCTAGCACAGAAACCAGAAACATTCGAGATATCAACTACTCTGTCAACCTGGGTCCTTGAGTGATTAACAAGCTGAGACACCTGCCAAACCGTGATAAACATGTGGTACCAAAGAGAAAGAGTTTTTGTTGCTTTAAAacactgagatttggggattaTTACCACAAAACAGCTATCCTATCCTGGCTGTTCTTACGAATAACCCTGGCCAACCAAAGAGAAGCAAAGCTCTACACAGGCTCTTCCTGCTGTTGAATAGGATCCACTGTCTGTGCAGAATATGAAATTCCCTACCCATTACTTGTAGCcaaaactacaaaaaacaaagacatccTTAAGCAAGTCGAAGGGAGTAGGCCTATGAGTGGCTCTGtgttaatatttataatagtttttaaaattttttactatgAGTTAATTCAACAGAAATTTAATTGGAATGAGAGATAAACCTAATTACATGCTTACACTAATGATAGCCCtactttggttaaaaaaaaaaaaaaaactagctctTAAACATAAAGAGGAAACTACTTGGTTATTTAGAACTTTGAATAAGTCAAAGTTCTACGATCTGAAAATTACTCACAATTTTCCTAAAATAGTTGAGGCTGCAACAATTAACAAGCAAAACCTAGGTTTCTATTACCTTTCAaaagtttcttgtttttgttttgttttgtcttttttcgtgaccggctgcaccgcgctcagccagtgagcgcaccggccatccctatataggatccaaaccctcggcgggagcgctgcggtgctcccagcgccgcactctcccgagtgcgccacggggtcaccCTTGTTTTGTATTTACTATTTGATTTGATCTCTACGGCATgtcttatttttcccctttttaaaaacaaatgtttgtaAACTGATTGAGGGATTAAGTGACATGCAAGGGGTTATACTGGCTTATACTGGAAGAAACAATGCCTGCCTTCTGGACCAAAGCCTATTGATTCATTCCATCTTGATCAACTGT
Above is a window of Cynocephalus volans isolate mCynVol1 chromosome 13, mCynVol1.pri, whole genome shotgun sequence DNA encoding:
- the SMIM18 gene encoding small integral membrane protein 18, whose amino-acid sequence is MASSHWNETTTSVYQYLGFQVQKIYPFHDNWNTACFVILLLFIFTVVSLVVLAFLYEVLDCCCCVKNKTVKDLKSEPNPLRSMMNNIRKREIEVV